CGCAGGAAGTACAACCCCTGCACGCCCGATCGCCCCGTCGCGCTGGAATCATCCGCCTCCACCATCAGCCGGATCGCGGCGTGGTGGTACGACACCCCCAACATCCGTGGCGTGCCGCGCGGACGCATCGAGTCGAGGTGGCACAGCACGATGTTCCAGAACGCGTGCGTCTCGCCGGTTCTCGCATCCGTCTTCGTCAGCGGGCGCAGGCCTCGCGGCACGAGATTGCGCACCGCTTCCAACTCTGTCCGCAGCGAGATCAGCACGCAGTGATCGATCTTCCCGCGCATCGTCACCGGGAAGGGAAGCGGGATCTTCATGCCCAGTATCCCAGCGGGCGCGCGAGCGCGAGCAGCAGCAGGCCGAACACTCCGTTCATCACCACGACCCACAGCAGCGCCGCCCGGCGCGTAGGCATCCCCAGCGCCGGCGCCCTGCTCGCGAAATACACGCCCATCAGGATGTCAGAGCCGGCCAGCAGGCCGAGGTGCGCTCCGAGCAACGCGCCCGGCGAAGGCGGCACGAACGACGCGATCAGGTTCCACCCCGCCGCCAGTAGCAAGGGGATCTCGCCGAACGCGATCGTGACGAGACACGCGTCAAACCACGCGACGAGTGTGCGCCGATCGGGCGAGGCCGCCTTCAGCACCGCCCCGAGGATGGGCCAGCTCAGCGTGGACGCGATCGCCACGCCGATCGCGAGGGGCAGGAGCCATTCGGGTCGCTGCTCGGGCGCGAGCATCGCGAAGCTCGCGGCGTAGGTCGCGGTGCCGACAAAGGCGAAAGCGAGCAACGCCGCGCGTCTCATCTCACTCCGCGAGTCTCCACTCCGCGCCCTCGCGCTCGACCCGCCTGTACAGCGTGTCCCGCTCCACCGGGGTGAAGCCCGCCTCGCGGATCGCCCGCTGCAGGTCCCACACGCTGGATTCCTGGTGCGTGTTGGCCCCGCCCACCTTCGTGATGTCGTACCACACGACCGTCCCGTCGATGTCGTCGGCCCCGGCCTGCAGCATGAGCTGCGCCATCGAGAGCGTCTGCATGATCCAGAACGACTTCACATGGGGGAAGTTGTCGAGCATCAGCCGCGCGACGGCCAGCGTGCGCAGGTTCTCGACGCCGGTGGGCCCGGGCAGGTGCTCCAATTCGCTCGCGTCGGGGAAGAAGGGCAGCGGGATGATCGTCTGGAAGTACCCGCCCTTGGCGCTCATCGCCGGGGTCGGCTGCGAGACGCCCTCGCGCGTGAGCGTGATCGCGCCGTTCGCGTCGGCGCTGTAGCCCAGCCGCGCCAGCGCCTCGTCCTGCGAGCGCCGGAGCATGTCCATGTGGAACAGGCGTTCGTCGCGTCCCTCGATGTGCCCGTAGAGGATCGTCGCGTTCGTGTTCAGCCCCAGCTCGTGCGAGGCGCGGTGGACATCGAGCCACACATCGCTGCGGATCTTGCCCTTGAACGCCTCGTCGTGCACGCGATCGTCGAAGACCTCGGCCCCGCCCCCGGGCAGCGAGCCGAGACCCGCGTCCTTGAGGTCCTTGATGGTCGCGCGGATGCCCTCGTAGCGCTCGGGCCCGGCGGTCGCCTTGTACCGCTTGCTGAGCTTGGCGAAGTGCACGATCTCGACCGCCGTGAACGCCTTGATGTGCAGCTTCGGCGCCGCCTCCTTCACGGCGCGCAGCATCTCGAGGTAGAACTCGAAGGGCAGGTAGGGGTGCAGCCCGCCCACCATGTGCACCTCGGTCGCGCCGTTGTCCTGGGCCTTCCTCGCCTCGGCGGCGACCTGGGCCGCGTCCATCTCGTACGCGCCTTCCTGCCCGCGCTTGCGGTGGAACGCACAGAACTTGCACGACAGCGCGCAGATGTTCGAGTAG
This Phycisphaeraceae bacterium DNA region includes the following protein-coding sequences:
- a CDS encoding CofH family radical SAM protein, which gives rise to MSTAASAAFATPLDRPGAGHADPRLDAIRAKVMRGERLSMDDGRVLYATQDLWTLCELADIVRRRLHGDAAYYNINRHINYSNICALSCKFCAFHRKRGQEGAYEMDAAQVAAEARKAQDNGATEVHMVGGLHPYLPFEFYLEMLRAVKEAAPKLHIKAFTAVEIVHFAKLSKRYKATAGPERYEGIRATIKDLKDAGLGSLPGGGAEVFDDRVHDEAFKGKIRSDVWLDVHRASHELGLNTNATILYGHIEGRDERLFHMDMLRRSQDEALARLGYSADANGAITLTREGVSQPTPAMSAKGGYFQTIIPLPFFPDASELEHLPGPTGVENLRTLAVARLMLDNFPHVKSFWIMQTLSMAQLMLQAGADDIDGTVVWYDITKVGGANTHQESSVWDLQRAIREAGFTPVERDTLYRRVEREGAEWRLAE